The genomic interval TCCAAGCAGGAATTATAGGAAGCGGTTGTTTACTGTgatttcaataattattttaaaattattactttttcagTACTTCATCATctctttaattaaatattaaagggtgatattatgtaaaatagatttttttaccttaatacaattttataatgtcattccctcataaaaaaaatgtacctggagtgttgctttgatttctttcatgcatgtttgaatcTCCTGTGATCATCCTGTTGTGACAGcatgctgaaggtggagtgttggaaagagcaggagcttcttaaagagacagaggccaatttcaagatgtcaaattgcaaagtcaaatttattttctgttatatatacatatatactgcatttttattacagctgAAGGTAACGTAGCTTCTTGATTGTTCTAGAAAATGGTaatgtgtgcctggaaaatacataatactgcccctttcaatattttgtgtttaactgTAACTACATGGAAATCTCAAAACAATTGAAACTGGGGAAAAAAGTACATCTTCAGTGACTCCAAACATACAACCAGAACTATGTTTTCTAAATCTATGCTTTGATCTAGATTTACTTTTTCAAACCGtgtgttgcttttcttccaCGTCATAAAAACAAGCTACTTTTGGTCTGTTGCATAAGATCCCAATAAGACGTATTTTGATTTCTGGTTGTAATGTGATTGAAAGTCAACAGTGTGGGCATACTTTTGCATGGTGCTGGAGAGTCACAACCAAAGCAGTCCGTTATGTTAGAAGATAAACATGATATTCATCTAtcttttaaagagaaaacatcagTTAAAAGCTTGAAAATATGCGTAACCTATACCTATATTAATCCTGtggatttaaatctaaattgtgCTCAAAGACAAAAGGGATTGATAGTCTACTTTTGCCCTTGAGTTAGGCATTGAGATCACCAGGATGAGCGTGTAGGAGAGAGAGCTTAATAGAGAGGCAGCAACGAAGAGATAATCTCTTTTGTAGGTTTTATCCCTAAATGTGGTGGCTGTGTCCCCTTATCCCAGCTACTTAGTTTCTGCCCTGCGTAAGTGATGCCGTGCACTTAGGCTGCGAAAAGCAGGTCAATATGaccagagagagaagaagagagacagagagaaagaaaggggaaaaaaaccatgTGCATCACATGGATAGCCCTGGGATTATTCCTCACAAAATGTCTTAATTCCTCTGTTCACTAATGATCCAGGGAAAATGCCCTCTAATCTCCATTCCATTAATTAAAAAGAGCATGAGCCTGTGGAAAACCTCACCATCTGCTGCCGTTTCGTTTGTGCAGACAGATTGTGTTTTCGGTTTTTTAAACCAAGAGAAATGGGTTTGTTGGAGCAAATGGATGgagcacaaaaaaacaggaaaacagatAGAGCTACTCTGAGTGTTGGTGCATTGAAAGATGGAGGTCAAAAGACAATGGATTATTCAAGcttaatttatattaatttataaaagaGTTTGGAAATGATGTTGATTCTGCTCACAGTCAGATTTACGCAGTAGGCTGTGTAGCATAACACATAAAACATTGACATACAACAACTTAAAATGACTTATTGTAACTTTACATGATCACTTAAGAAACAGACTACATTGCTATGTGGCTTTACGGATTGagttgcaaaaagaaaatcctacTTCTTTATTCCTTTACCTAATGACcacatacaaacaaacaaacaaacaaacaaacaaacacaaattgcTTAATTCTgaatacaatgaaaaaaaaaaacattttttatttgctaagtAAAAAACCTCAAAACCAGGGGAGGCATGTATATTCACCCTCTTTACTCTGaaacctcaaaataaaatccatcgCAACCGTCCGCAAACGCATTCAGATTTCACCTCATTTAAAGCTGTGAAGGTTTCAGCAGTTTGTTACAGAAAATCAGTCTCACAGCAGGTTAGCGAGAACGTTGTAAAGAAGTTTAAAGCCTGGCAGACTTGCAACAATACACAGTGGTTTAAGTCAAAAGCTAGAATGGCCCAAAGTTTAGATTTAGACCCAGTAGAGAATTAGTGGCAAGTTATGAAGTGTGATATTTGTCGTCACTCTCCATCCAACCTGACTGATCttaaactgtttttgtcttGGTGTGGAAGACGTCTAGAGAGATACACTAAAAGCTGTACAAAGTGTTCATTCACTCAAAGTAACTAGTTCTTTTGGGAGGGGATATTTTGTTGGCTTTATCCCTCCAACCGGTTTCTACATTTTGACTCACTTAATCTGTACATTTTGCTTGCTTAAtctgtacatatatttatattgtttaatGAATGTATTTACTAATTGAAGTCTGTCTTATAGACCCCAAAAAATGTACATCACCATTGCAATCGCTAGTTAGCTGTAATATATCTATTATTTTCTTACCCTCTGCACAATTGATGCACTAGCTGCTTTATTTAAcgatcacaaaaaaaaatcatgatcaAATAAATTGAAATCTGTGGCTGTGATGCAGCAAAGTGTGTACAGTACGACGTCAAGTGATGTGGATATTTTTGCACTGTAATTTTCTGTATTGGGTTTATGAAAAACCCACACCCGGAACCTCTGAAGACTTTTGTAGTCAACTTTTAATGTGGTGCATGAATACAGCGGGGTTGGGAGGACATGGTGAAGCACTATAAGAAACAGCTGAGCGCAGTACTTTTAACCTGCGGTCACAGCCCAAGGACTCTGACAGGAATTTGATCGGGCTCTAGTAGGCAGCAGAGATTATCCGAGCAGATGTCGTTTCCCACCCCATGTATTGAAACAGTGGGGCCAATAATAATAAACGCGCGCGCACGCAGGCACACTCAGGAGAGAGGCTTTCTGCCGCTGCGCATCTCTCCTCTTTCCACTTTCTGACACCAGGGTCGCAGCTCCAGTCTCAACAACTTTTGACGTTATTCCGGGGTGCATCTCTCTCGCTTCCGACAACAAACGGGCACCATGAGTGAACGAGTCTTGAAATGGCTCCTGTGCTATTTGGCTCTGTTCACTTTTTGCCTTGACGAAGTGTGGGGACAGATCCGCTACTCTAtcccagaggagctggaacaCGGGGCTTTCGTGGGCAACATCGCGGAGGACCTGGGCTTGGATCTGGACAAGCTGTCCACGCGCAGATTCCGCATAGTGTCCGGCTCCAAGAAGCAGTACGTGGAGGTCAACTTGGAGAACGGCGTCCTGTTTGTCAACGAGAGAATCGACCGAGAAGAATTGTGCGAGCAGGGTTTGTCCTGTTCCTTCCACTTGCAAGTTGTGATAGAAAACCCTCTGGAGCTGTACAGGGTGGAGATCGAGATTCTGGACGTGAACGACAACTCCCCGAGCTTCCCCTGGACCGAGATCAACCTGGACATCTCAGAATCTGCTGCGCCCGGATCGCGTTTCCCTTTGGAGAGCGCGCAGGACCTGGACGTGGGATCCAACTCGCTGCGCACCTACTTGCTGAGCGTAAACGAGCACTTCCACCTGGACATCCAGACGCGCAGCGACGGGAGCAAGTTCGCGGAGCTGGTCCTGCAAACCCCGCTGGACCGGGAGCAGCAGAGCGCCCATCAGATGGTGCTGACCGCCGTGGACGGAGGGACACCGGAGAGGTCAGGCACCGCGCAAATCTACATCACGGTGTTGGACGCGAACGACAACGCGCCGGTGTTCGACCAGTCGTTTTACAGAGTGAGGCTGGCGGAAAATGCGCCAAAAGGCACGGTGGTGATAAAGCTCAACGCGTCGGACCAGGACGAGGGTCCGAACGCGGACATCGCATACTCCTTCAGCGGCCACGCACCCTTAAAGGTGCGCCAGCTTTTCAGCGTGGACCCACGCACGGGAGAGATCAAAGTGAAAGGCGTGATCGATTACGAGAAGGCAAGGATGCACGAAATTTACGTGCAGGCGAAAGATAAGGGTCCCTCCGCCGTGGCGGTCCACTGCAAAGTCCTCGTCAATGTCCTGGACAAGAACGACAACCTGCCGGAGGTCATACTGACCTCGGTATCCACACCTGTGCAGGAGGACGCGCCGCCCGGAACGGTGATAGCCGTCATCAGTGTGATGGATAAAGACTCGGGGGAGAATGGCAACGTGGACTGCGAGATTCCGCACCACGTCCCGTTCCAGCTCCACTCCTCCTTCAAGAACTACTACACCTTAGTGACCTCAGACTTTCTGGATAGAGAGTCTGTGGCAGATTACAACATCACCGTCACTGCCAGAGATATGGGTTCTCCTCCTTTGTTCACAAGGAAAACAATCATCGTTCAGGTGTCCGACGTGAATGACAATGCGCCTCGTTTCAAACAGCCGTCCTACACAGTTTACCTCACTGAGAACAACGCACCGGGAGCGTCCGTCTGCTCCGTGACCGCAAAGGACCCAGACTCGGGTCAGAATGCGTACTTATCGTATTCTATTCTGGAAGGAGACATACAAGGGATGCCGGTGTCCACGTATGTGTCCATAAACTCGGACAGCGGGAACATTTACGCGCTGCGCTCCTTCGATCacgagcagctgaaacacttccAGGTTACAGTGCAGGCTCAGGACGCGGGGTTCCCCCCTCTGAGCAGCAACGTCTCGGTCAGCATCTTTATCTTGGACCAAAACGACAACGCGCCCGTGATCGTGTCCCCCGTTACGCAGAACGGCACCGCGCCGAACGAAAACGTGCCCAGATCGGTGGACGCTGGCTACCTGGTGGCTAAGATCAACGCGGCAGACGCAGACGCGGGTCAGAACTCGCGCCTTTTTTATCAAATGCTCCAGGCCACGGATCCCAGCTTGTTCAGCGTGGCTCTGTACACAGGGGAGATCAGGACGATGCGCCAGATAGAGGAGAAAGAGCCCACCAGGCACAGGCTGGTCATTCTGGTGAAGGACAATGGTCAGCCGCCCCTCTCGGCCACGGTTTCCATCATTTTGTCAGTAGTTGACAGCCTGTCAGATTTACAGCCTGATTTGGGTGACCGGTCACAGAGCCCGCATCACAGCTCCAGCTTCACTCTGTACTTAATCATGGCTCTGGGTGCAGTCTCCTTCACATTCCTGCTGGCCATCATCGTCCTCGTCGCAGCGAGGAGACTGAAGGGCAGAGTGGACAGCAAGACGTCCGGCCTCCCCTCCATCGGCGGCTGCTGCGGTTGTTGTTCCCATTCACAGCTGGCCTCCTCCAACAccaacaccaccaccaccaccacagaGGTTTTCAAAAAGTCCAACCTGAACGTTCGCATGTCCGCTGCAAGTGCGTCAGGTTGCGCGGAGGCGAGCGGCGGCGCGCACCCGCAGGTGTACTGCTACAAAATGTGCCTGACCCCGGAGTCATCCAAAAGTGACTTTATGTTCCTCAAACCTTGCAGTCCGGTTCTGTCAGTTCAGCAGAACAACACCAAGAGCACGGACTACCTGACCTCCAGTTGGAGCACGCTGGAGCACAATGAGCTGTCCAACAACAGAGCAGCGACCCCGAATGAGGTAAAGATcgcaaaaaaaccaaacaaacatgaCAGGGCAGTGTAAAAAGTATTAATATCCCACATTTATGCTACAGCCACAAACTTGTCTATATTTGAATTGGATTTTGCAGAGACAACCAGTGTGAGATTTCAAGGTTTAACTTTTggttaaacacaaaaatgtgttgcagAAAGCTATCACTGCAAAGAACCAGGAACACTACATCCCTTcggtgaaacacggtggtggcagcaccatgccttggaaatgcttttcttttccagagaaAAGAAGTTGTGGTCGGAGTTGAGATTGATTGACAATTTATATCAATAAATCCTGAAGAAAAGCCATGAATGTCCATGAAAGAAAGTTGATTTTGTGTCTGATGAATCATTTCTTTGttgtattgtattgtgattTACAAAGTGTCTTTACATTGCAGCTCAAGTATTTGCATAAGAACTTGACTTGGACCAAGAATCAGCGTAACTCAGCTTACAAAAGGTGACTTTATTCAGATGTTCAGTTAAAATCTGGAATATACACGCAGATTATCAGttaatacttctttttttttagatatagcTCAGATAATATGGAGGGAACTCTTTCAAGGCAGCCAAAGTGTGACCCTGATGGTTTCGCCTGCACTGTGGCGCCACAGTACTGGACTTGGGGAAACCAAATGAACGGTAGGTCCGGTTCTAGTCTACTGTTGTTTATATGAAAGACGTTATAAGTAGATTAAGCGTGAGGCTTTCCCTGTGTCTGTTCCAGAGGGATTTTGTCAAAGACGTGAAATGATAAACCATAAAGCAGATAATGCCAAATCCCAAAAGTAGGGGGGGATTTTACCGCTTCAGTATGAGAATTATTTAAGTCCCCTCAAGGAGTATTATTCGCTAAAAAGCTGAATTAGGAAGATGCTTTTAAAAACCACAGTGTCCAGATCAAGTGAAGTGTATTTACATATGAGCTCATCTCCTGAATTTTGCCCCGATGTAGGCTAATTCATGCAcctatatgtgtatatatatatatatatatatatatatatatatatatatatatatatatatatatatatttttttttttttttttattttttttttttttattttttttttttaacagactgCAAGAGATCTCTTCAAGAGGAAGCGCCTCCTAACTGCTCGTGGACTCCGAAGCACGCTCAGCTTCATTCGGAGGGAGCGGATTATCAGCACAACGTTTACATTCCCGGAACGCCGTCCGGCTACAGCACGCTGAAGCTGACGCCCAGAGGAGACCTGGATGTCTACAACACCTTCTCCACCTTtggcaagaaaaagaaattcatcTCCAACTACGAGCAAACTTTTGACGCGGACGACGGTGTCATGAGCAATTCTATTTTCAAATGAGATGCTGCACACTTCCAAACTTTTACGTTGGCAACGTTTTTTGTAAACAAGATAAAACTTTTCTTAGAGACTTTGCTGTTGCCCTAAACTGCACACAagaatttcagttttcagtggATCGATGACAGATTTGTACTGAAGCTTATAACTAACGTCTCACGTGGCAACCAGTCATTCTTAATGCATATTTACAGGAAACAAGTtgaaacaaagtgaaatattttacttttagcacAGCAGCCTTCCCCTTCATTTCCACCCTTGatacaaatgtttgaaaagctctgaaataaatgtatttttcatttgagCAGCATAATCTTCTActgaaaaatataagaaatgtccACAAGAAGAAATGCATTCTTACTTGAATGCATTTCTTGAATGGGGAAAAGATAATTCTACATTAAGAGGTCATTGTTTATTACAAAACCAAAGAGAGCACCGATCCTGGTGAGATAAATATAACTGAAGAAGGCTGtatattcagacttttttttcttttttttaggttaatcaGTGTCTAGGAGGTATGTACTTTCTGACTCATGACTTCCTGTTTAACAAGTATATGACTTATGTGGACGTCTTTGAGGGGTTGGAGTAGGGTGGGAGTTTGGGGTGcagtatgtttttgttaaacatcTTGAGAAACTTAATAAACCTTGTACTTCCtgtattaaagtaaataaattcagtaTAGTCCTTTGTACATAAACATTCTACTTTAATCTATTGaaacacatataaatatatctatatttttcaattcaatttattgCAGCCCTTCTGAAAATGatcattactttaaaaatgaatcctAACATTCATGTGTTTTCGGTGCTTACAACTTTTTTACCTGCTGAttcattttacttgttttttttctgatgcaaACAACGCATCTCTGCGAGTGCTGATATTCACAGGTatattttggataaaaaattTGCAGTCATTTTCCTGTCAGTTTGATTAAAGGCGGTCATTACCCAAGCTGCGCTGTCACCGCTTGAAATGACTTCCGGGCTTTCTACAGCTCACTAGATATGAGCTGTAAAAACCCTTTAGGTCCAGTGAATAATGTATTGGGTATCAGtatgaattattaataaatcCTTCTTTGAAAATCGCTcttggtttttgtttcttacTGCAATTATGATAATATAATTATTGacaacttatttaaaaaaaaaaaatgcccaaGGATGCctcactgaaaaataaaatccatgtgGGGGTTGGGTCAGTCTCAGACCGAGTGTTGGTGGAGCCGG from Xiphophorus maculatus strain JP 163 A chromosome 11, X_maculatus-5.0-male, whole genome shotgun sequence carries:
- the LOC102221574 gene encoding protocadherin-10-like is translated as MSERVLKWLLCYLALFTFCLDEVWGQIRYSIPEELEHGAFVGNIAEDLGLDLDKLSTRRFRIVSGSKKQYVEVNLENGVLFVNERIDREELCEQGLSCSFHLQVVIENPLELYRVEIEILDVNDNSPSFPWTEINLDISESAAPGSRFPLESAQDLDVGSNSLRTYLLSVNEHFHLDIQTRSDGSKFAELVLQTPLDREQQSAHQMVLTAVDGGTPERSGTAQIYITVLDANDNAPVFDQSFYRVRLAENAPKGTVVIKLNASDQDEGPNADIAYSFSGHAPLKVRQLFSVDPRTGEIKVKGVIDYEKARMHEIYVQAKDKGPSAVAVHCKVLVNVLDKNDNLPEVILTSVSTPVQEDAPPGTVIAVISVMDKDSGENGNVDCEIPHHVPFQLHSSFKNYYTLVTSDFLDRESVADYNITVTARDMGSPPLFTRKTIIVQVSDVNDNAPRFKQPSYTVYLTENNAPGASVCSVTAKDPDSGQNAYLSYSILEGDIQGMPVSTYVSINSDSGNIYALRSFDHEQLKHFQVTVQAQDAGFPPLSSNVSVSIFILDQNDNAPVIVSPVTQNGTAPNENVPRSVDAGYLVAKINAADADAGQNSRLFYQMLQATDPSLFSVALYTGEIRTMRQIEEKEPTRHRLVILVKDNGQPPLSATVSIILSVVDSLSDLQPDLGDRSQSPHHSSSFTLYLIMALGAVSFTFLLAIIVLVAARRLKGRVDSKTSGLPSIGGCCGCCSHSQLASSNTNTTTTTTEVFKKSNLNVRMSAASASGCAEASGGAHPQVYCYKMCLTPESSKSDFMFLKPCSPVLSVQQNNTKSTDYLTSSWSTLEHNELSNNRAATPNELKYLHKNLTWTKNQRNSAYKRYSSDNMEGTLSRQPKCDPDGFACTVAPQYWTWGNQMNDCKRSLQEEAPPNCSWTPKHAQLHSEGADYQHNVYIPGTPSGYSTLKLTPRGDLDVYNTFSTFGKKKKFISNYEQTFDADDGVMSNSIFK